A single region of the Oenococcus kitaharae DSM 17330 genome encodes:
- a CDS encoding GNAT family N-acetyltransferase: protein MLQIRFLNENDFDQYRQVRLAALLSDPNAFGSTYGEESHYPAQHFEDRLQNNNGRFIVGAFMGSDLICIAALRRLSNQKEQHKAELVSVYCLPEYRHQGIARKTIQFCIDRARQAEGLRQILLAVSAHNQQAISLYRSLGFTKYGTEPDSLFDGKRYFDEDLMILMLKKD from the coding sequence ATGCTGCAGATAAGATTCCTAAATGAAAATGATTTTGACCAATATCGACAAGTACGATTAGCTGCTTTATTGTCGGATCCTAACGCATTTGGCTCAACTTATGGAGAAGAAAGCCATTATCCGGCCCAGCATTTTGAAGACCGCCTCCAAAACAATAATGGTCGCTTTATCGTAGGGGCTTTTATGGGATCTGATTTGATTTGTATTGCGGCTCTTAGAAGGCTAAGCAATCAAAAAGAGCAGCATAAAGCAGAATTAGTCTCAGTCTATTGTTTACCGGAATATCGCCATCAGGGTATCGCACGGAAAACAATTCAATTCTGCATTGACCGGGCTCGGCAAGCCGAGGGTCTGAGACAAATTCTACTGGCCGTTTCAGCCCATAATCAACAAGCAATCAGTTTATACAGATCGCTAGGCTTTACCAAATACGGCACCGAACCCGATTCCTTATTCGATGGCAAACGATATTTCGATGAAGACTTAATGATTCTCATGTTAAAAAAAGACTAA
- a CDS encoding GlsB/YeaQ/YmgE family stress response membrane protein, whose translation MFHLLWVLIIGAIIGAIAGAITSKGQSMGWIANIVAGLVGSWLGETILGDWGWHVAGIAIFQSIIGAVVVVLIVSWLTTKSNK comes from the coding sequence ATGTTTCATTTGCTTTGGGTATTAATCATCGGTGCGATCATCGGTGCAATCGCTGGTGCGATTACAAGTAAAGGCCAGTCAATGGGCTGGATTGCCAATATTGTTGCCGGCTTGGTTGGTTCATGGCTCGGCGAAACCATTCTCGGAGACTGGGGTTGGCACGTTGCAGGAATTGCTATTTTCCAATCCATTATTGGCGCCGTTGTCGTGGTCTTAATTGTTTCTTGGTTAACGACAAAAAGTAATAAATGA
- a CDS encoding VOC family protein has product MIKKGGISHVEIYVSDLAATTKFWSWLLVSHLNYKIYQQWDKGISFILNDTYLVFTQTDQDKLAFNYNRTHIGLNHLAFYMSSRQEIDHLRKELADKAYKELYADRYPYAGGEGYYALYFEDPDRIKVEVTVAE; this is encoded by the coding sequence ATGATTAAAAAAGGCGGTATCAGCCACGTTGAAATCTATGTTTCCGATCTCGCAGCTACGACAAAATTCTGGTCATGGTTGTTGGTCTCGCATCTGAATTACAAAATCTACCAGCAGTGGGATAAGGGCATCAGTTTCATTTTGAATGACACATATTTGGTGTTTACCCAAACGGATCAGGACAAACTGGCTTTTAATTACAATCGCACGCATATTGGCCTGAATCATTTGGCTTTTTATATGTCCAGCAGGCAGGAAATTGATCATTTAAGAAAAGAGCTAGCCGACAAAGCTTATAAAGAACTCTATGCCGACCGTTATCCTTATGCTGGCGGCGAGGGTTATTATGCCTTATATTTTGAGGATCCCGACCGTATCAAAGTCGAAGTAACAGTGGCCGAGTGA
- a CDS encoding glycoside hydrolase family 31 protein: MFGKIKYYGVKDNVVSIEFEHGKADVTVITPSIINFFSPISSERHLSKAIEDLQPAPGEVKTDFIDGQVLIYTSRLKAVIADNFIVDIYDLAGNLLCADYRGEDRPFVRHGTGSDLDMAAEEGHKFEAEQAAQKIRVLKQLQPDSYFYGLGDKTGHLNKRGYHYKMWNTDDPNPHVESFESLYKSIPFFIALTNKIAYGIFFDNSYKTFFDFGKENSRYYSFSAVDGNLDYYFIYGPSSKEVVSGYTFLTGRTPLPQLWTLGYQQSRWSYAPEKRLEEIADDFRAKGIPCDVLYLDIDYMDGYRVFTWDDKKFPDHEKMLKKLQDKGFKVVTIIDPGVKKDQGYAIYDQGVENHYFATDKDGLPYVNRVWPGDALYPDFANQPVRKWWAENQKILVNHGVAGVWNDMNEPASFNGPLPDDVQFNNDGRLTDHREIHNVYGLYMSKATYKGIKAATNKRPFVITRAAYAGTQKYSTIWTGDNQSLWEHLRMSLPMLMNLGLSGFAFSGTDVGGFGFDATAELLSRWVQVGTFTALFRNHSSVFTRDQEPWAFDQQTEAINRKYIRLRYRLLPYFYDIMHAEESSGLAMIRPLLLDYQDDEAVYEINDEFMSGSNLLVAPVVAQGQKARTVYLPKGNRWIDYWTQEIFQGGQYIVKQTPLDTCPIYVKEGSTIPLYPVQNYVGEKQITELTLDVYPLTDDGQSLYEHYRDDGESFDYRDGVYNLYDFRQIRKGDQLTIQISEPTAQYTQQYDHFQFVIHAKQVMDLKIDGQTCEAAQSEGLVTVTVPNTASQISLRLA, from the coding sequence ATGTTTGGAAAAATTAAGTATTACGGAGTGAAGGACAATGTTGTTTCAATTGAATTTGAACATGGCAAAGCCGACGTTACGGTTATCACGCCATCGATTATCAATTTTTTCTCGCCGATCTCTTCAGAGCGGCATCTGTCTAAAGCAATCGAAGATTTACAGCCGGCTCCGGGTGAGGTCAAGACAGATTTTATAGATGGCCAAGTGCTCATCTATACAAGCCGATTAAAAGCCGTAATTGCTGATAATTTTATCGTCGATATTTACGATTTGGCTGGTAATCTGCTTTGTGCTGATTATCGTGGTGAGGATCGGCCCTTTGTCCGCCACGGCACCGGAAGCGACTTGGATATGGCAGCTGAGGAAGGGCACAAATTCGAAGCCGAGCAGGCGGCTCAGAAAATCCGTGTTCTAAAGCAATTGCAGCCAGATAGCTATTTCTATGGCTTGGGAGATAAAACAGGCCATTTAAATAAGCGCGGCTATCACTATAAGATGTGGAATACAGACGATCCAAATCCACATGTTGAAAGCTTTGAGAGTCTTTACAAATCGATTCCTTTTTTCATCGCTCTGACAAACAAGATCGCTTATGGTATTTTCTTTGATAATAGTTACAAAACGTTCTTTGACTTTGGCAAGGAAAACAGTCGCTACTACTCATTCAGCGCGGTTGATGGCAATCTTGATTACTACTTTATTTATGGTCCCTCGTCTAAAGAAGTAGTCAGCGGTTATACTTTTTTGACTGGCCGGACACCACTGCCGCAGTTATGGACACTTGGTTACCAGCAGTCAAGATGGTCTTATGCGCCGGAAAAACGTTTAGAAGAGATTGCTGACGATTTTCGAGCAAAGGGCATTCCGTGTGATGTTTTGTATCTTGATATTGATTACATGGATGGTTATCGTGTCTTCACTTGGGACGACAAAAAGTTTCCCGATCATGAGAAGATGCTGAAAAAACTGCAGGATAAAGGATTTAAAGTGGTTACAATCATCGATCCTGGTGTTAAAAAGGATCAAGGTTATGCCATTTACGATCAAGGTGTCGAAAATCACTATTTTGCGACTGATAAAGACGGGCTGCCCTATGTGAATCGTGTCTGGCCTGGAGACGCTTTATATCCTGATTTCGCAAATCAACCGGTTCGGAAATGGTGGGCTGAGAATCAGAAAATCCTCGTCAATCATGGTGTCGCTGGTGTTTGGAACGATATGAATGAACCGGCTAGTTTTAACGGACCTTTGCCGGATGATGTGCAATTCAACAACGATGGGCGTCTGACTGATCATCGCGAAATTCACAATGTCTATGGGCTCTATATGTCCAAAGCGACCTACAAAGGGATTAAGGCAGCCACGAACAAACGTCCATTTGTGATTACGCGGGCAGCCTATGCCGGCACGCAGAAATATTCAACGATCTGGACTGGCGATAATCAAAGTTTATGGGAACATTTGCGCATGTCGTTGCCGATGCTGATGAATTTGGGTCTGAGCGGATTTGCCTTTAGTGGAACTGATGTTGGTGGATTTGGCTTTGATGCAACAGCTGAACTTTTGTCACGCTGGGTGCAGGTTGGTACTTTTACGGCACTTTTCCGAAATCATTCCAGTGTCTTCACGCGCGATCAGGAACCTTGGGCCTTTGATCAGCAGACTGAGGCGATTAATCGCAAATACATCAGACTGCGGTACCGTCTGCTCCCTTATTTTTACGACATCATGCACGCTGAAGAAAGCAGCGGCCTGGCCATGATTCGGCCTTTGCTGTTGGATTATCAAGATGATGAAGCTGTTTACGAAATTAATGATGAATTCATGAGCGGCTCTAATCTGCTTGTCGCGCCAGTTGTGGCACAAGGTCAAAAGGCGCGGACCGTTTATCTGCCAAAGGGCAATCGCTGGATTGATTATTGGACCCAGGAAATTTTTCAGGGCGGTCAGTATATTGTCAAGCAAACACCTTTGGATACCTGCCCGATTTATGTCAAGGAGGGAAGCACAATACCTTTGTATCCGGTGCAAAATTATGTTGGCGAGAAGCAAATTACAGAACTGACCCTAGATGTTTATCCTCTGACTGATGATGGGCAAAGTCTTTATGAACATTATCGTGATGATGGTGAAAGTTTCGACTATCGTGATGGTGTCTATAATCTCTATGATTTTCGTCAGATCAGAAAGGGCGATCAATTAACGATCCAAATTAGTGAGCCGACAGCTCAATACACTCAGCAATATGATCATTTCCAATTCGTCATTCATGCCAAACAGGTGATGGATTTGAAAATTGATGGCCAAACCTGTGAGGCGGCACAATCAGAAGGGCTTGTTACCGTGACTGTTCCAAATACAGCTAGCCAAATAAGCTTGCGTTTGGCTTAA
- a CDS encoding HAD-IIB family hydrolase: MDTIKLFASDLDGTFVTDKKTFDTKYFKNTIEQLAANQQFFVASSGRSFNGIAMIFKSYIKKYNISLVSQNGASVFADGRNIFRSDIDPNILEKIYTVIPELSVKPDRIIFEGDDTTYAPDYQKQANLEKISFYNPKMKTIHRFSEINEPIEKIAIFWHDSDQKLMAEELIAKTKIQGVRATSSGYGAIDIINRGISKAIGLQKLGSYLGLHHDQMAAFGDGENDLEMLYYVAHPYVMPNAPDFIKKEFAGDQIALADNNHDGVLKTINQIIAK; encoded by the coding sequence ATGGACACGATTAAGCTATTCGCAAGCGATCTCGACGGTACCTTTGTAACCGACAAAAAGACTTTTGATACGAAATATTTCAAAAACACGATCGAACAATTAGCAGCAAATCAGCAATTTTTTGTCGCTTCCTCTGGACGTTCATTTAACGGAATCGCGATGATTTTCAAAAGCTACATTAAAAAGTATAACATCAGCTTGGTCTCGCAGAACGGTGCTTCTGTTTTTGCGGACGGCCGCAACATTTTTCGCTCCGATATTGACCCGAATATTTTGGAAAAAATTTATACAGTCATTCCTGAACTCAGTGTCAAACCAGATCGAATCATTTTCGAGGGGGATGACACGACTTACGCGCCAGATTATCAAAAGCAGGCTAATCTGGAAAAAATCAGTTTCTATAATCCAAAAATGAAAACCATTCACCGTTTTTCAGAAATTAACGAACCTATCGAAAAGATTGCGATTTTCTGGCATGACAGCGATCAAAAACTCATGGCCGAAGAATTAATCGCCAAAACTAAAATTCAAGGAGTCCGGGCTACTTCTTCAGGTTATGGTGCGATTGACATCATTAACCGCGGCATTTCTAAAGCAATCGGTTTGCAAAAATTAGGCTCGTATCTGGGCTTGCACCATGACCAGATGGCCGCCTTCGGGGATGGCGAAAATGACCTGGAAATGCTCTACTACGTGGCTCATCCCTACGTTATGCCTAATGCACCGGACTTCATCAAAAAAGAGTTTGCAGGCGACCAAATTGCCCTGGCTGACAATAACCACGATGGTGTCTTAAAGACAATCAACCAAATCATTGCAAAATAA
- a CDS encoding metal ABC transporter solute-binding protein, with amino-acid sequence MVKSFKKGCLLIAALIASLSLFCAFGNQQAASAKEVKGKIKVLSSVDFYGEVAKAVLGNQGTVENVIKKTSIDPHDYQPTTNVAKQADAADVLLYNGIGYDSWMSKLAQNNKRALAIRVGENIMDRKNGDNPHLWYNRKTMPKVANYLAKHFAALKPSEKAYFKANAKKYIQKNIRPINRKIASLSKKSNGKLVDVSEPVFDYALASLGYKENNTGFAKSVEDGTDPAPKDVANMQQDIRERKIAFFVQNTQATDKTVGNLVKLAKKYQVPVLKVTETKPKGKTYKQWMLSQYNQVGRIQNQAK; translated from the coding sequence ATGGTTAAGAGTTTTAAAAAGGGCTGCTTGTTAATCGCGGCTTTAATCGCGTCGCTAAGCCTGTTTTGCGCGTTTGGCAACCAGCAGGCAGCTAGTGCAAAAGAGGTCAAAGGCAAAATCAAAGTGCTCTCATCAGTGGATTTCTATGGTGAGGTTGCTAAAGCGGTCTTAGGCAATCAAGGAACCGTTGAAAACGTGATCAAAAAGACCAGCATTGATCCGCATGATTATCAGCCAACAACTAATGTTGCTAAGCAGGCTGACGCTGCTGACGTGCTTCTCTACAATGGTATCGGATATGACAGCTGGATGTCAAAATTAGCTCAGAATAACAAGCGTGCTTTAGCTATTCGTGTGGGTGAAAATATTATGGACCGCAAAAACGGCGACAACCCGCATCTTTGGTACAACCGCAAAACAATGCCGAAAGTTGCCAATTATCTGGCAAAACATTTTGCAGCTTTGAAGCCAAGTGAAAAAGCTTATTTCAAAGCAAATGCTAAAAAGTATATTCAAAAGAACATTCGGCCGATTAACCGTAAAATTGCTTCTTTAAGTAAAAAAAGCAACGGAAAATTAGTTGATGTCAGTGAACCCGTGTTTGACTATGCACTTGCAAGCCTCGGATATAAGGAAAACAACACTGGATTTGCTAAGTCGGTTGAAGATGGCACAGATCCTGCACCTAAGGATGTTGCCAACATGCAGCAGGATATCCGCGAGCGGAAAATTGCCTTTTTTGTTCAAAATACGCAGGCTACTGATAAAACTGTCGGTAATCTGGTTAAATTAGCAAAAAAGTATCAGGTACCGGTTCTGAAAGTGACCGAAACAAAACCAAAAGGCAAGACTTACAAACAATGGATGCTCAGCCAGTATAATCAAGTAGGTCGGATTCAAAATCAAGCTAAGTAA
- a CDS encoding metal ABC transporter permease: MLSLDFMQHAYEAGTVVAILCGIVGVFVVARKLSFLAHTLSEIGFSGAAFGVWIGWAPFQSMILFTFLSSILASRIGVNQQRRDAATSSVSALFMGLGVLFLSFSSKNASYTTSILFGSIVGISFGNVIQIIVVSMIVMILTMLIYRRLKFDSFDQIGYQITDRKNNYINIIFIVMMALSVSVASQIVGALLIFILLTLPAYTAQFYARSVSAMIFISIGLSLIGTWLGLYLAYETNWPVTFFIAAIETFFYLASLFVKSIKARK, translated from the coding sequence ATGTTATCGTTAGATTTTATGCAGCATGCCTATGAAGCGGGAACTGTTGTCGCGATCTTATGCGGCATTGTCGGTGTTTTCGTGGTTGCTAGAAAATTATCTTTTCTTGCTCACACGCTTTCTGAAATCGGTTTTTCCGGTGCAGCTTTTGGTGTCTGGATCGGGTGGGCGCCTTTTCAGTCGATGATTTTATTCACTTTTCTGAGCTCGATTTTAGCCAGCCGCATTGGTGTTAATCAGCAGAGAAGAGATGCAGCGACCAGCTCCGTTTCGGCTTTATTTATGGGCTTGGGTGTCTTATTTCTTTCTTTTTCCAGCAAAAACGCTTCTTATACGACGAGTATTTTGTTCGGTAGTATCGTCGGAATCAGTTTTGGCAACGTGATTCAAATCATTGTGGTTTCTATGATTGTCATGATTCTGACGATGTTGATTTATCGACGTTTGAAATTTGATTCTTTTGATCAGATTGGTTATCAAATCACAGATAGAAAAAATAATTATATTAATATCATTTTCATTGTGATGATGGCGTTAAGCGTAAGTGTTGCTTCACAAATTGTTGGGGCCTTGCTGATTTTTATTTTGCTGACATTACCGGCATATACAGCACAGTTTTATGCCCGGTCTGTTTCAGCTATGATTTTTATCAGCATCGGCCTTTCTTTGATCGGTACTTGGCTTGGCCTGTATCTGGCATATGAAACTAATTGGCCGGTCACATTTTTCATTGCAGCGATCGAGACTTTCTTCTATTTAGCCAGTTTATTTGTGAAATCCATCAAAGCACGAAAGTAG
- a CDS encoding ATP-binding cassette domain-containing protein gives MTFKNRVLYEHLNLDIQKGDFFCLLGSNGTGKTTLIYLLLGLLTPSDGKIWLNPEMMTKNDIGYVPQFRNIEENYPLSIENFVALKLSHSLRPWLSRSERLQVRQALEKTNLWQKRKQIMGKASGGEKQRAYLAQAILNQPKLLILDESTASLDQQSKYDVLDLVAKLNRENQTTIIFISHDWPLVKKYGKHYLELFPGKFKYGKVADLAEN, from the coding sequence ATGACTTTTAAAAATCGTGTCCTTTATGAACATCTGAACTTGGATATTCAAAAGGGGGATTTTTTTTGTCTGTTAGGATCTAACGGTACCGGCAAGACAACCCTCATATACCTGTTGTTAGGCCTCTTAACCCCTAGCGATGGTAAAATTTGGCTTAATCCTGAGATGATGACAAAAAACGATATCGGTTATGTCCCGCAGTTTCGCAACATTGAAGAAAATTACCCGCTCTCAATCGAAAATTTCGTCGCACTGAAGCTAAGCCATTCTCTCAGGCCTTGGCTAAGCCGTTCCGAACGCCTGCAGGTACGCCAGGCACTTGAAAAGACCAATCTTTGGCAGAAGCGAAAACAAATTATGGGCAAGGCATCCGGCGGCGAAAAGCAACGTGCATATTTAGCACAAGCGATCCTAAACCAGCCTAAACTTTTGATTTTAGATGAATCAACTGCAAGCCTTGACCAGCAGTCTAAATACGATGTCTTGGATCTGGTAGCTAAATTAAATCGAGAAAATCAAACCACAATTATTTTCATCTCTCATGATTGGCCACTGGTCAAAAAGTATGGGAAACATTATCTGGAATTGTTTCCCGGCAAATTTAAATATGGTAAAGTAGCCGATTTGGCTGAAAACTGA
- a CDS encoding dihydrofolate reductase family protein yields MRKLVLFLHASLDGFVEGPKGAMDIGWIAYDSDLEKYAEKVLSTADTVIWGRGTYQMMYDYWPTVPTNPSASPYERRHADWIEKVDKVVFSKTLTEVEWHHTRLVKDHIEKEINRLKQRPGQDLVILGSPRLAHSLMALDLIDEYKITISPVLLGQGLPLFQGLKQKVNLKLLENQSFDSGALGLTYQAIR; encoded by the coding sequence ATGAGAAAACTAGTTCTGTTTTTACATGCTTCACTTGATGGTTTTGTAGAAGGGCCCAAGGGCGCCATGGATATTGGCTGGATTGCCTATGATTCTGATTTGGAAAAATATGCAGAAAAAGTTCTGAGCACTGCCGACACTGTTATTTGGGGCCGCGGAACATATCAGATGATGTATGATTATTGGCCGACAGTTCCAACTAACCCATCAGCTTCACCATATGAAAGGCGTCATGCCGATTGGATAGAAAAGGTAGACAAGGTTGTGTTTTCCAAAACACTCACGGAAGTCGAATGGCATCACACACGGCTTGTCAAAGATCATATCGAAAAAGAAATCAATCGCCTAAAACAGCGGCCAGGTCAAGACCTGGTGATACTCGGAAGCCCTAGACTAGCCCACTCTTTGATGGCACTGGATTTAATTGATGAGTATAAGATCACCATTTCACCTGTCCTGCTTGGCCAGGGGCTGCCTTTATTTCAGGGCCTTAAGCAGAAAGTTAACTTAAAACTGCTTGAAAATCAAAGCTTTGATTCCGGCGCCCTAGGCCTGACTTATCAAGCGATACGGTAG
- a CDS encoding FAD-binding oxidoreductase: MAVFTAYSNQEMLDYLKRSAPHAEIHIGDRPAEEHTANGRAQDQIDGKIFAYVVVGDKDDIRGVLKTAMKFHLPIVAQGADTSTVIGADGVNGGIILSVAKLNHIIEISQGDGLAVVEPGVINQDLDTAARKQGLFYAPDPASKPLSSIGGNASTNAGGLSGARYGATKDSVLGLKVMLANGHEIKLGGRTLKQAFGYDLTQLFVGSEGTFGIITEVTVKLFPIPYGKTIRGIAFFDDMTKLAKGVQALRMSGLYPTMLEALDGKTVQALDQYEHSHFAKTASSAMLIFGFDGASNTQLQVSEKILKEHQAWNITVTDDPVKAAQLVKLRQDMLPAVFANTKYHIMEDMAVPLSQLAVMTDFIDQTAKDLSLDIYTAGHAGDGNLHPSLLWDGQPTPPDTVIEGIRRLFYKTLALGGTISGEHAVGMSKNLWTNEELGDDVDVIQHQLKNLFDPMGILNPKRKIN; this comes from the coding sequence ATGGCAGTTTTTACAGCTTACAGCAATCAGGAAATGCTTGATTATTTGAAACGGTCTGCGCCTCATGCCGAAATTCATATCGGCGATCGGCCAGCTGAGGAACACACGGCTAATGGGCGGGCGCAAGACCAGATTGACGGCAAAATTTTCGCTTATGTGGTCGTCGGCGACAAAGATGACATCCGCGGCGTTTTAAAAACCGCCATGAAATTCCATTTACCGATTGTCGCTCAAGGTGCTGATACCAGTACTGTGATTGGTGCTGACGGCGTTAATGGTGGAATTATTCTCTCAGTTGCCAAGCTGAATCATATTATTGAGATCAGCCAAGGCGACGGATTAGCTGTCGTCGAGCCTGGCGTGATTAATCAGGATTTGGATACAGCTGCCCGCAAACAAGGCTTGTTTTATGCGCCGGATCCAGCCTCTAAGCCATTATCTTCGATCGGCGGCAATGCTTCGACGAATGCTGGCGGCCTTAGCGGGGCACGTTACGGGGCGACTAAAGATTCAGTGCTAGGTTTGAAAGTGATGCTGGCAAACGGCCATGAAATCAAACTTGGCGGCCGGACGTTGAAACAAGCTTTTGGTTATGACTTAACGCAGCTTTTTGTCGGTTCCGAAGGTACTTTTGGCATTATTACAGAAGTGACGGTTAAATTGTTTCCAATCCCTTATGGCAAGACGATCCGCGGCATTGCTTTCTTTGATGATATGACCAAACTGGCCAAGGGTGTTCAGGCCTTACGGATGTCCGGCCTGTATCCGACAATGCTGGAAGCTTTAGACGGAAAAACAGTTCAGGCTTTGGACCAATACGAACACAGTCATTTTGCCAAAACGGCCAGTTCAGCCATGCTGATTTTCGGTTTCGATGGTGCCAGCAACACGCAACTCCAAGTTTCTGAAAAAATTTTAAAGGAACATCAGGCTTGGAATATTACGGTCACTGATGATCCAGTTAAAGCAGCACAATTGGTCAAACTGCGTCAGGACATGCTGCCGGCTGTTTTTGCCAATACGAAGTATCACATCATGGAAGACATGGCTGTGCCTTTATCACAATTAGCCGTGATGACGGATTTTATTGATCAGACGGCCAAAGACTTATCGTTAGATATTTACACGGCCGGACATGCTGGGGATGGCAATCTGCATCCAAGCTTGCTTTGGGACGGTCAGCCAACACCGCCAGACACCGTGATTGAAGGCATCCGCCGCTTATTTTATAAGACCTTGGCGCTGGGCGGGACAATTTCCGGTGAGCACGCGGTTGGCATGTCAAAAAACCTATGGACCAACGAAGAACTGGGTGATGACGTCGATGTGATTCAGCACCAGCTGAAAAATCTTTTTGATCCCATGGGTATTTTGAATCCAAAAAGAAAAATTAATTAA
- a CDS encoding glutaredoxin domain-containing protein codes for MDKTMLTIYIKDNCPQCHATMRWLRERDIPFDSINISDPSNAKQLAWLRARGIKQTPYVVAAGESWSGFRPDKLSKLLE; via the coding sequence GTGGATAAAACCATGCTGACGATTTATATTAAAGACAATTGCCCGCAGTGCCATGCCACGATGCGCTGGCTGCGGGAACGCGATATACCTTTTGATTCAATTAATATCAGCGATCCGTCGAATGCTAAACAGTTGGCATGGTTACGAGCTCGTGGCATCAAACAAACGCCATATGTGGTTGCTGCTGGTGAAAGCTGGTCTGGATTTAGGCCTGACAAACTATCAAAGCTGCTCGAATAA
- a CDS encoding HIT family protein: protein MTDNCEICRRIDMIKKGTNPYFVAELQTGYVVLGDHQFFKGYTLFLCKEHETELHFLPRAYEDLFLHEMSLVSQAVSDAFMAEKMNCELLGNGDAHLHWHLFPRRENDMPIAGPVWWLPKEKMFSNDNRPSPAELSNMKSALAAALKKVLLADENN, encoded by the coding sequence ATGACAGATAATTGTGAAATTTGCCGCCGAATCGACATGATTAAAAAGGGCACCAATCCTTATTTTGTCGCTGAATTACAAACCGGGTATGTTGTCCTCGGTGATCATCAATTTTTCAAGGGCTACACCTTATTTTTATGCAAAGAGCACGAGACAGAACTGCACTTTTTGCCAAGGGCTTATGAAGATTTGTTTCTTCACGAAATGAGTCTTGTGAGCCAGGCAGTCTCTGACGCTTTTATGGCTGAAAAAATGAATTGCGAGCTGTTGGGAAACGGGGATGCCCATCTGCATTGGCATTTGTTTCCTCGGCGAGAAAATGATATGCCAATTGCGGGTCCGGTTTGGTGGCTGCCAAAAGAGAAGATGTTTTCAAATGATAATCGGCCGTCACCAGCTGAATTATCTAATATGAAAAGCGCGCTTGCCGCGGCTTTGAAAAAAGTCCTGTTGGCCGACGAAAATAACTAG
- a CDS encoding DUF624 domain-containing protein, whose protein sequence is MNWIKLSRTIVNVVSPVLFLSAIWWVLNFPYALLAVMIFTAKNSAMVQTAVASGLLFMPISAIPATVTTLALARRYFKDGHHFPSWKTGLFYYRRDYLKSLIFGLVNLFLLIIFYVSARYYARIFTFLAAVFIVLLVLLPFFFLVLYSFLVDQQLSYRAYAANSFFMLVAHPVNSFLMMIDVAGIAFLLWATFPPLLPILFPGICVLLVMHYFKKSLDKEISKRANDTQQAK, encoded by the coding sequence ATGAATTGGATTAAGTTAAGTAGAACGATTGTTAATGTTGTTTCGCCAGTTTTGTTTTTATCGGCTATATGGTGGGTATTGAACTTTCCCTATGCTTTGTTGGCGGTCATGATTTTCACGGCTAAGAATAGTGCTATGGTGCAAACGGCCGTTGCCAGCGGGCTGCTTTTCATGCCTATATCTGCAATCCCTGCAACTGTCACAACGCTCGCTTTAGCTAGGAGATATTTTAAAGATGGCCATCATTTCCCATCTTGGAAAACGGGACTATTCTATTACCGCCGTGATTATTTAAAAAGTCTCATTTTTGGCCTTGTTAATTTGTTCCTACTGATTATCTTCTACGTCTCTGCGAGGTATTATGCACGGATATTCACTTTTCTAGCCGCTGTATTCATTGTTCTACTTGTTCTGCTGCCTTTTTTCTTCTTAGTTCTCTACAGTTTTCTTGTAGATCAACAGTTGTCTTATCGGGCTTATGCTGCTAATAGCTTTTTTATGCTGGTTGCCCATCCCGTTAACAGCTTTCTCATGATGATTGACGTGGCGGGAATCGCTTTTCTATTGTGGGCGACTTTCCCGCCTTTATTGCCAATTCTGTTTCCTGGTATCTGTGTGCTTTTAGTCATGCATTATTTCAAAAAAAGTCTGGATAAAGAAATCAGCAAACGGGCCAATGATACGCAACAGGCAAAATAG